The window ttcatttaacattttctttttaacgtgcgagaaagaaaaaaaaacaatgaatggtaataaaaaaaatatatatatatatatttatataattaaaaaatttctttgatgtTTAGATTACTCTTCTGTAAGTGTTAACGcgaatcgattttttttttcggtcaaTTTTTTGTTTCCCCTGGTCTGCCTTTAAGAccgaacatttttttttttaattttcttcccctttttttattattaatttttttttccggtcTTTTCATTTTCGATCATctagtatataattaaaaaaattcttttgatgtTTAGAATTTTCACTTTCaaattctttcctttttttcagtttttttccgatttttttttctttttttttcaaattttcctttttcggattttttttttttttttttaataagacataaatcagacaaaatggtgcttttttagacGTTTTTACACATGAacacaaaaattaaatgaatttaacacatttcatttttatagggatataAGGATTGATTTTAGGAGTAAATATTAgacttttatctttattattggTAAATAACATATGAAAGGGAGATTTTTTGACGATctaatgtataatatatttacatatcaAAAAAACGTATATATAGTCTGAAAATTCCTAagcaaatttcataaaataatcaaCTAATCACTTTTCTCAACATGAAACTTTCCATTCCCTTAACCATTGTTGccataatttgtattatagcACTTGAACAAATCGAAGCATTTAATACTACTCTCGGTATATTTGTGTTTTTTTCGCAATGTAAAGTTTGGGCTAcagataattttggtaataCCGTAATGGATACCGGATGGTTGAATTGCGAAGATGGAGATCCAAATCCAACATATCATATTCGAGAAATAACAGCTAATCCATACTGGCTTCACGCAAAGGTTATGGGCAGCAAGAGAAAAACAAAACATAGAGGACCATTTAACTCAAATACCTGTTTTAATTTTGGAGGAAATGTTTTTAAGTGGCATTTTGATCAATACAACTGCTAGAACTCTATTTAAAACTATTTGTATTCAGTTAGCTTTAtttgctttatattttttaagaagacctttttttataaaattattatcctAATCAAGACAAATAgcaaattaattgaatatttacgTTTATCTTTGATTATTTCAACTAAtgaatagtttattaaaaattttgtttgtatgttatagttttattaattttatatttaatttctaatacaatatttatatttatcattaatatattcttaattatgattaataaattgttttaattattttcataataaattattaataacaaatctATACAATTTTGAATATGAAGCACCGTCCTGGTCAAAAGTCTGAAAATTAATCCCTGAATTTTCTGAGGATTAATCCAAGATAAAATCACactttttagaattttagaaCACTATggaattaattcaatttttttgaaattcaaaaaaattttcaatacttaattctttttgcaaaaatttgaaactacgaaaatataataacatgaataaaactaatttataatttatttttttatactatgaATAGATTTAAGtttcacaaattaaataaattaatttttttttttgaatattgttaatgtttctttaaaacGTAATTATCAATAGCTTGGTCTCAGAGTATTTCCTTTTTATGAACCAGCCTCCTGAATTccattaaaaatcatatttccGGTTTTCCgccattttgaaaaaaaaaataggcaACGCAGATCAACACGTGTAATTTTAGCACTGTGTTATGCATTGTgcatatcaaaattaattttaacactCTAATTATGTTCCACGATGTTCCTATACATATGGTATCGAATTATCGAATGAATTATTTCGAAAAAACTATTGccatcaagaaaaaaattatcttgtcaactaaatttttttaattctatcaccctataaaaaatttttatccgctatttctgtaaaaactccgtaaaaataaacctttcacggatccttaatttcggaaatatgagccttttacagaaaaaaaaagatagaatGTAAATAACGAATCGTACAAATCATATTTGAGCTAatgtcataattattatatatagtcAATATCCGTAATCAAAAATCATAAGATTATCATATCATATTatcaaacaaatttttaatttaacaagaattattaaatagaattaatatttgcTTCACAAATAAGTTTCAAagacaaatatattaataattagcctagtttttattttaaagcaTATTGATAGATTAACTTTTTCGATCGCTGATCAAAATtcgttaaataattaaaatgacagtaatgtgaaatttttaattacaaaaaaatacacaAACATATGTTGGTAGGGAGAGGTCTTGACATAATTGTGAAAATTATCTTAACTATGGAGAGGTCTTGGCGAAATTGTGAAAATTAtcttatttacttaatttattttcatagtgatatatatacatttaacATGGGATCACGATCtttatttatcctttttcgaacgaaaaaaatggaaatcttGATGATCGGAATCCCGTTATGATAACACGCCTCGACGCCCACAatctaataaatcataatcCCGAATATCAAAATCTAGACACCTCTTTATTAGTGCATCCGGGGTATACAAAAAATCTGGATTGGATTTACAACTGATATCATAAcgctggccagaattacgaatttggccaaaattatctagTAAGACCgcgaaattttcataattccaatttattcaatacttttttttaaaaaaaaacaatttcatattatttcagCATTGTCTCTTACTATTTccttaaattttgatatttttatataaagaattactATAGATAGATGTGTTGAGTTAGTAAGGcaattttaaatgttaaaaagagatttgtttcttctttcaaaaatcaaagaatcatttgaatcaaattatataacactaagattttaattttttaaaaaagtttttataattatataaattttgtaatatctcaatttttgtaatttaatctgaataatttttcgtttaaaaataataattattattttatttgaatgcgaaatgattttttctttaataaattattacgtTTTAAACTTCAGTTGATCAAGTTTCGGTTGTTTTCACTTTTCAgtatttaaaatgtttgtctATGGTCGCacattaatgaaaaaatatatatacttatttctataaaatcttaattatataaagttacgttgttatgcaaaaaaaaataaataaagattcatCCGGATGAAACCCACAAAATCCGGATATACTGACACTTTTTTATCCCGACACTTAATATCCTCatgaataaaaatgattattaaattctaatcagcaggttatttaaaaaaattatatctttatacaGTATGGGGTCTGGTACAAAATCCCGAATGTCAAAATTCCGAAAATTCTGAACCAGTCATCATTATGCTTAATCCTGGTCAATTTTTTAGGGGTTTGACATTTAGGATTTTGTAAGGATCccttttatcttttatttttatgggtCTAATATAAAATCCCGAATGCTTTATATGTAGTACATTACATTTTCCCCTTCCttgtttcttaaattaaaaataaaaaaataggtCCTCCTTCCCATTTCTTACCTTTTAGTTTGGTTCATTCTAGCCAGCAATTCCTACAAAATGACCAAAGCTGAAAAGAGATCAGCAATGCTGAAAGAGCCCAATAGAAAATATCCGACTAAAGAAATTATCATTCGGCATACAAACCATAATTGACTAATCTGATCAGCCGGCCGAAGTTGatcattatttttgtaatatgtaAATCATTTAAGCCACATCATcggaattttcttttttatattgataatgCATACCTTAATGGAAATTGGAACGGAccaaaaaataagatttttttacataGATATAATCCTTTGATTTGCAAATATATTGAGTAATGAGTAAcacgtaaattttttttttttatgaaataaattttatatcgcaaaatatattgattaacacaaaaaatttttttttatttgataaattgataaattttatattgtgtAATATATTGAGTAAcacgtaaaaattttttaaaataatttgtaatatgttaagttacatataaaattttttttttatgacgaaaaaaatatatatactgtataaaggCCATCGATTCATAAGGAGGAAGGGTCTAAGATATTAAATTCGCAGGCAAAGTTTTCGTGTATATCACAACCAAAAAAGAGTATACTTTGCAAGTGTTTTGATGCTCGTTTAACCGGGAGTCCATGGGccactttattttaaaaatataaataaaattgtaacacTATATTTTAGAGAGTACAACAGATTACCGATTAGGAAAAAGTATTTGTCTGTTTTTTACTCTACGATAATAATCGTTacaaagtattataaaattattacttctaaaaaaaaaataatgtaaaaattaaaaaaaaagaaaataagtgtcggtgaaatgatttGTCAAGGATTGTGAGCGTCGGGCTTGTGTTAAAACGGGATTCTGATCGTTGGGATTTTGTGCAGCTCCCCATTTCACTGAAAGACGTTGACCAACAAAAATTTCACCAATAACACGGTACGTGACAATTAATTACCTGGCTCACATTACAACATAACTCTGGCCATTATGTTTATACATCACGCCGCGTGTTGTCAGTCTCGATGATCTTTGTtgttactttattaaataacctTGCACTCTACTATAGATGTAATAGTATCgatactatatataatttactattaaaaaaataattatttcgccaataaaaatgatgttaatatacattcaattattttacttgatagatcaaaatattttcgtacaattttttcttgataaataaatcaagaaaaagtatggtaaaataattttagaaaaataaacgTACAATATTTCCGTACATACTCAAAAATTGtcttgatttaaataaaaaaataataataataataaaatcctatagaaaaattcttaaaataataattcttggAATTCTTTggatttcatatttaaaaaaagtttgtatgaatcctaaaattttgattaatttttgttaattccaaatttcatgagaaatttttattagaaatgatgattttaaattgACATATggtaaagtttaataaaatgatgtttgacaaaacatttttattattacattacaAATGATGTAAATGAGGGGAAATGACATGATAAAAACTCGTTCCTATCACTTTAGGGTTATaccatataaaaattatacctAGAATTCGTATGGATTCAAATTATAAGGATTAGTGAAGTATTATTCGATCTTAATCATATCTCGGTAATTGATATATTCGTAAATTgaattgataaaaagaaaattttgattataacaaaaaaaaaaagaaagaaaaagaaacatcTAGTAGCATTTTGCGCCAGAgtaatttttatcttaaagaAAATGTACCATGAGTCCATGATTAGCTTTTCAACAAAGGTCTATCAAAAAAGTAAATCATTTACCGTGTTTATTTTGAGGATCGTACAAAATCCAGAATGTCAAAATTCTGAATGGTATGAAATCCCGAAAAATTGACCATTATTAAGCATAATGGGATTTTTGGGATTTTCAGATTTTGGCATTCAGGATTTTGTACCAGACCTTTTAATTAACCTTTTATACTGTATAGGGATATAAGGATCAAAATAAAAACGTGATTGGGATTTTACCGAAATtcataaagaatttatttatttatttatttttactaccGCAAATTTCAAGGCACAATTTCTTATAGTTTAAAGCAAAATTGGATAATTGGtgacttttaaattaaatttcaaattttttttttatggaatcCTATATTTTATCCACTGTAGTTTCTCCCTCTTGATGAATTATAAATGTCATCAACTTTGGTTATTCAAGGTTGGAGTAACAATAGTAATAGCAGAGAcgttttggtataattttcGAATAACGAATATTATTTGGAGTTAGGactgttattttaaaaaaattagtgtaTTTAAAGTAATGAATCCATTAGCATGGAATAATGAAATACTGTAGGAtgttcttattatttttttttttattcctagATTTTTACCTAATGATTAATAAGGATAGTTTGAAGGACTCTGAGCTATACATAGAAAGGTCCGTCATGTAGATCGTTTCCATTTGTGGATAATGCCGACCAGCATTACATAGTGCCGGCCCTGAAGAAATACGTAGAGCTAATAGTAAATGTGTGCCACTACTACGAAAGTATTTGTAGTTTTTTGGcaatacacagtgaaattcgataaaccagattttcgataaaccggatttaGGCCTAAACCGGACTTTTTTGTTAGAACCAAAtcacgtatattaaaatagtttcgaTATACCGGAGTTTATTAGTAAAAGCTCGATATTCGATAAaacggatcaattttctaaccaGCTATACAGTGTAACACCTGAGCCCATAGAGAAATATGTTTGCCACCTCAGGTATTAACAAAAtgactctttattaataatataaataaatacaataatatgcttggtttaataacattaaacaacaaaataaataattcataacaaAATTCGTCCAATTTCTCCCTTTTCCAAAAGTTGATCTTCACGCCCTTTTATGTTTGTTTTTGTGTAACTGAATTCATAATTTCGATTcatggatttaaattattaaagtatttccattgttttaaagtatttccattatcttaaagtatttccattatcttaattttgtatccatttgatcatcatgaactcctgaattatgatttataatattaacgtaGTGATCAACAAATTAATCACTTGACACCTCAGATCACTTGATTTCATCCAATTTAGTATCTTTCGGATCTTCATTTATCCTTAAATCTCGTGACTAATAGTTTAAGGTCATCACGGACCAATTATCCTCGATTCTCATGACTAATAGTTTAACGACTTTTCggtccaattaaaataaaaataaaaataagttaaaattttatacactaagACTAAATGTAATACTGCGccccacaattaataaatttactaggtATACTACGGCATTACAACTATCCCCcgcataaaaatttaatgcccacattaaatttattctaagAATCGAACTCGTGTCTCGAAGTGGTAGGTGCGAATTATACCACTAAATCAAACATGCATTGTCACTTGACTCAGTTGCGTtttaaatattcctttttGCTGCGTCTACATCTGCGGTTTATCATGTGTTTGTTAAGTCTACGGTTTTCCTGTACCGGATTTCACTTCGGTCTTTCTTAGGAAATTTTCATTAGTTTTTCCTATTttcgaaaattatttttatgtcatgtgattttatttcacatgattataaattatctttatttttctaagtCCATTGATGATAGTTATCATTTACTCATCGGTGTATGGTAAGtctttaataattctccaTTTACAGGTATCTTCTTGATGAcacctttaatatttttaattctataagCTCCATTTGGTAGTATTTCATGAATGTAAAATGGTCCTAACCATTTTGATTCTAATTTTCCAGATAGTTGTTGTGCTTTGGCTTTATCATAGAGTAGTATTTTATCTCCAATTCCAAAGGTGTGTTCTTTGCTTATTTTTCTGTCATGATActctttttgttttgtttgaGATTTCAGTATTTGTTCTTTGGCTTCATGTCGGATTTTTGGTAGTTCTTCTAATAATCCAACTATTCTATCACTTAGgttaatttctttgatattttcaTCCATTATTGTCCGTACATTTCTTCcgtatgttaaataaaatggtcGAATTTTTGTTGAACTATGCTTTTTATTTCGGTAAGCAAATAATATGGGTGCTATCCTTTGATCCCAATCATCTTTGGTTGATAATTTCGCTAATGCTTGACCTAATGTTCGGTTGAATCTTTCAACAAGTCCATTTGTCTCTGGATGATAACTTGTAGAAAAATtccatttaattttgaatttttccattaattctttaatcatttcattattGAAATGACTTCCTCTATCactcaatattttcattggaCATCCATGTCTACAAATGATgtcttcataaataaattttgatacttCTTTGGCAGTTGCTTCCTTTACTGCTTTGGCTTCtggccattttgtaaaataatccattgctactatgatgtatttattaccatttgttGTCGTGTTCAATGGTCCAACAAGTCAATCCCGATTTGATACCATGGTTCTACTACTTTAATTGGGTGTAATTCATTTTTCCCTTGTGGTTTTCCTCTTCTTTGACATTCATCGCATGTCCTTACATATCTTTCAACATCATTCAGCATATTTtcccaataatatttatcttttaaattatcataagtaCTTTTGATTCCCATATGTGCCGATAATTCATGACTGTGAGCTAAATATAGTGCTCCCATCTTTTCAAAGTCTTCTATTATTCTGAtgtttttaccatttttctCAATATGCTTTTTACCATCAGTTACTCTGATGTTATCCTTAATCTCAACATTTTTAACCTCTATTGGTGGTTTATCTCcatctaattctattattttattatatactctTTCCCAATCTGTgtcattatttgatattttaatattagcaTATTTTTCTCCTTCGTAAATATCTTGACATTCTTTAAATGATTTCACCATCTCCATATATCCTTATATTTTTCtactaatacttttaatttacctttttgTTCATTGGTTATGTCCcctactttaaatttttcagtaaatttttcaTGGTCACTTTTGTGCTTCTTTATCGTCTCTTCAGTATCATTCTGACCAAGacttatactttaaaattttcatcttccTGACCTTCATGGTCATCTTCATATATGTTATACAATTCATCCTGGtataattcttctaatatttccTCTTCATCAAATGTTTCTTCAAACCCTTTAATGGTCCTTTGTGTGTATTTTACTGGTATATCCATAGTTTCATCattcattctaattattattgttttatctGTGTAATCTATATTCGCTTTGAACATATCTAATACTCCATTTCCTAACACAATTTCGTTTTTTCCTGAATCAATTACTTCAACCTTAATGGGTATTTCCTTATCCCCAAATTGTATGTATATTGTCGTGGTACCCCTAGATGCTAATTTATCCTCATTTATCATCACACATCTTACTGTACTTGGTTCCTCAATTTTTAGGTCCATTTCATCCATTATCTGACTAGTTATTACATTTACTGCTGCTCCTGTATCAAACATTACGTCCTTTAATTcttggtttattattaatttacccCTTAATGCAGTTAAGTGTTCTGCTTCAATGTTGTTTATTGATTCTTGTAGTCAATCTGTTTGTGGATACCTTCTCATAccatcataatatatttttctttgttctgGGCTCATATCTATAATTTGTGAAAAAGTTGCATTTGCTCTGGTACTTTTCATATCCTCTAATACGTTATATTTTGgtatatttctttgaaatgcGCTTGTCCTATGAATACCTTCAACACGTTCATTTTTACATTGTTTTGCATAGTGACCTCTTTGTCCACAATTTCcacatgtattattatttctccTTGCTTCTTGTGCTTTCCTCAGACTTTCATCAGTGAATCCTCTTTTTGGTAATGCTGCTGCCCTTTCCTCTTGGcttgcatatttattattccttcTTCGTGTTTGTTCTTGGTCAATTTCCATATCTACATCTCGATTACTTGAcctattttttatgttacttCTCGTTTGTCTTTCaccaatataaaaatcttgatCAACATGGTTAAATGTTACATCATTATCTTGATAATACGGGTCGTCATAACTATATCCTTGGTCATAATTATCCTGATAATCCTGACTATCATAATCATATTGGTCATATTggtcattataattatcatattccACTACATTGAATCCTCGATTATTGGTTTGGTGGTTTGGTGGTCTGTTATAGTTGTTTGGTCTTCCATTATAGTTATTTGatcttctattataattttgattatttggtCTTCCATAGTTTCTTTGACCATTATTTACCCTACATTCATTTGCATAATGTCCTGGTTGTTTACAATTATAACATGCTCGAGGTGGTGGTCCTTgtctattattattgtttggtGGTCTCTTTTGCCCTCCAAGTTGATTTACTAGTTTTacctctaattttttaaacatgtcGGCAAGGTCatcctcataatttttctccaatggtttttcaaatatattctttGGTTTGTCATCTTGTATAGTAGTATGAAAACCCCAATTCTGGCTCACTCCCAccatataatctaaaatactaccactttatataatctaattaccACCATCATATAACTTAATTACCATCATATAATCCACCTACCacttttactataatttaactaccactttatataatctagttaccaccatcatataattttaattaccaCCATATAATCCACCTACCACTTTTCATATAATCTAGTTACCATCATATAGTTTTATTACCACCATACAACTCTATTACCACCATACAATCTGAAAAAATTAACCGAACAAGAAATAGGATTTCAAAGCCAACGGAGCCAAAAAAGGTAAGGAATATTAACCCATCCAGGAAACCAGCCATGGAGTCAATAGAGCGGAATAGCAAGGCAAGCAATTACCCTTATACcgagaaaaaatgtaattgaataaaagattCACATATAAAAGACTTACAAGATGTCACAATACAGACCATTACTAAGACGTATATTAGGCCAGTTTGAACTCAACATAGAAGAATGGGTAAAGGAAATAATGTGGTATTTAGATATAGCATATTTAAAAGCTTTAGATTCCGAATTTAGCAAAGAAAGTATGTTAGTATCTGGATTAGAAGAGCTAGTAGAAATATTTGATGAGATGTTAGAAGGTGATGATATATGGATACATCCATCACTTTTATCACGAATAAGATATTCTATTCTACCAGATGAGATGGCAATATATGAAAGATTTTCAGATATCATTAAGAACTTCTCAGAGGATAAAGAATTAGCATATGCATTATTAGACTTAgtagaaatattatcaaaaaagaaacctaCAACATTCAACATTATAGATTACAATATACAAAGAATATTCACGAATCCTAATGATGAATATAGAAATGAATTCAGCATCTACCATATTAAAGGAGATGAAGATATGGACGAAGACACAGATGAAGACATAGATGAAGTAGAGCAGAATGAATTCAATGAATACTATCAGAATCTTGCACCGACCACCGAGAGTCAGCTGGATAGACTAAAAAATGAGTTGGCTATAACTCTATGTGACGAATGTCTTATGCCAACAAGAAGTCAGGAATGCGATTGCTGGATTTTACAAATAGAGGGTTTTTAGTTCTCAgtgaaaccattttttttacctctcaCAATCTGGAATAGGTGCATCACAAATAAAATCCCCAAAATCATTCGGATTAGAAAACAACTTCTGTAAGAACTTATAAACCATATCAGCATCCAATTCAGTCTTAGTGCCAAATATATTAACCTTACCAGATTTAGGCCAGATATGTACCCGAATCTTTGAAGTAAAGATTATAGCAATTTTAGAATGAATATCACCTGCATCATTCTTAATATACTTTATCGGAAAGGGAAGAATCTCACGAATACCATCTATAGATTCTAAAGCATATGCTAAGGTAGAaagattaataaacttatcacCCCCAATATTAatcacaaatttataattgcgCAGGAGAGCCTTATTTCCACCCACAAGTTCTACAGAAGAAAATTCAGGTAGGGAACATTCAGAAAGGTAACGTAAGAAGATAGCAACAGGATCAAAAGACCCGAAAACTTGTATACTACCAGATTTAGGAAAATAACGAATAGTATGTACAGTATCAGCTAAGATGATAACAAACTCAATGCATGCATTAAAAGTGCTACCATCCCCTGTACGTCGCCGTCTATTTAATGGATTGTCAGGTGTACTTCGTCTGCATCGCCTCTCACCTTTTGGTTTAGACAAGTACTGTTCATAACCCTCAAAAGCTTTATGAATAAAGTTGCTATTAATGGCAATAACATCCTTAGTAGGTTCAAGCTTATGACCAAGCACGGTGTAATCAAGCCCTTCAACATTGATCTTAAATTCAGTAACAGTAAGAGATGGAGTAAGTTCACTAAAAGTAAGCATGTCTGGTTTTTTCTATTGATAGAAAAGAAatgttcaaattattttatcctaagaaaaaatctaattaaataaaacttcttCATCAATATCTCATATGAGATACCATGACAAACAATAGCTTACCTTTCGAACTTTTAGAAAAGATATTCAAAACTTCATATGAAGGTACTTACTCCCGTTGGCATTATCTTTGCAATTATGCATTAGTGTGTCGAAAATGGGCTGTAGTAGCAAACTCTCTCCTATGGGGTGAAACAGACCTTTATAACCTCTATAATATTAAGGAGTTCCAAATGTACAAACATCTCACAAAACCAGGAACAGTATGTGGAAAATATATCAGAAAGCTTAATATGGATGGAGTAAAATTATGGCCCATTTGTATTGTAAAAATGCTACAAGCTTGTCCCAATATCCAGGAACTTAGCATAATAGATTATCAATACTATGGTGGAAAAGGTGACGTTAGAGATTTGCTAAGTGAAATCCTGCATATATTACCAAACCTTCAAAAGCTAGATATCAGATATAgtcgatattttaaaaatagaaatgccATTGAAAAACTCATAGAAACCCGTAAAGACCTAGAAATCAGAGTAACATGGcaaatgtaatatttgtaaaggcTAATCACTACCGAAAAAATTTGGGCACTGCCCTGTTACTGCCCGTCACTGCCGAAAAAATTTGGGCACTGCCCTGTCACTGCC of the Rhizophagus irregularis chromosome 3, complete sequence genome contains:
- a CDS encoding uncharacterized protein (SECRETED:cutsite_IEA-FN; SECRETED:prob_0.9497); SECRETED:SignalP(1-23); translated protein: MKLSIPLTIVAIICIIALEQIEAFNTTLGIFVFFSQCKVWATDNFGNTVMDTGWLNCEDGDPNPTYHIREITANPYWLHAKVMGSKRKTKHRGPFNSNTCFNFGGNVFKWHFDQYNC